From a single Sander vitreus isolate 19-12246 chromosome 4, sanVit1, whole genome shotgun sequence genomic region:
- the LOC144516354 gene encoding histone H3, whose product MARTKQTARKSTGGKAPRKQLATKAARKSAPATGGVKKPHRYRPGTVALREIRRYQKSTELLIRKLPFQRLVREIAQDFKTDLRFQSSAVMALQEASEAYLVGLFEDTNLCAIHAKRVTIMPKDIQLARRIRGERA is encoded by the coding sequence atggcaagaaccaagcagaccgcTCGTAAATCTACCGGAGGAAAGGCCCCCAGGAAGCAGCTGGCCACCAAGGCTGCCCGTAAGAGCGCCCCGGCCACCGGCGGCGTGAAGAAGCCTCACCGTTACAGGCCCGGTACCGTGGCTCTGAGAGAGATCCGTCGCTACCAGAAATCCACCGAGCTGCTGATCCGCAAGCTGCCCTTCCAGCGTCTGGTCAGAGAAATCGCTCAGGACTTCAAGACCGACCTGCGCTTCCAGAGTTCCGCCGTCATGGCTCTGCAGGAGGCCAGCGAGGCTTACCTGGTCGGCCTGTTCGAGGACACCAACCTGTGTGCCATCCACGCCAAGAGGGTCACCATCATGCCCAAAGACATCCAGCTGGCCCGCCGCATCCGCGGAGAGAGGGCTTAA
- the LOC144517344 gene encoding histone H2A-like, with the protein MSGRGKTGGKARAKAKTRSSRAGLQFPVGRVHRLLRKGNYAQRVGAGAPVYLAAVLEYLTAEILELAGNAARDNKKTRIIPRHLQLAVRNDEELNKLLGGVTIAQGGVLPNIQAVLLPKKTEKPAKK; encoded by the coding sequence ATGAGTGGTCGAGGAAAAACCGGAGGAAAAGCCAGAGCTAAGGCAAAGACCCGCTCCTCCCGTGCAGGGCTTCAGTTCCCAGTCGGCCGTGTTCACAGGCTGCTCCGTAAAGGAAACTACGCTCAGCGTGTGGGAGCCGGCGCCCCCGTTTACCTGGCGGCTGTGCTGGAGTATCTGACCGCTGAGATTCTGGAGCTGGCTGGAAACGCTGCCCGCGACAACAAGAAGACCCGTATCATCCCCCGTCACCTGCAGCTGGCTGTCCGCAACGACGAGGAGCTCAACAAGCTGCTGGGCGGAGTGACCATCGCTCAGGGCGGAGTGCTGCCCAACATCCAGGCCGTCCTGCTGCCCAAGAAGACCGAGAAGCCCGCCAAGAAGTAA
- the LOC144516355 gene encoding histone H2B 1/2-like — MPEPSVKAPKKGSKKAVSKAVSKTGKKKRKTRKESYAIYVYKVLKQVHPDTGISSKAMGIMNSFVSDIFERIAGEASRLAHYNKRSTITSREIQTAVRLLLPGELAKHAVSEGTKAVTKYTSSK, encoded by the coding sequence ATGCCGGAGCCCAGCGTCAAAGCGCCCAAGAAGGGCTCTAAGAAAGCCGTTTCTAAGGCTGTCAGTAAGACCggcaagaagaagagaaagaccaGAAAGGAGAGCTATGCCATCTACGTGTACAAGGTGCTGAAACAGGTTCACCCCGACACCGGCATCTCCTCCAAGGCCATGGGCATCATGAACTCGTTTGTGAGCGACATCTTTGAGCGCATCGCCGGTGAGGCCTCCCGTCTGGCTCACTACAACAAGCGCTCCACCATCACTTCCAGGGAGATCCAGACCGCCGTGAGGCTGCTGCTTCCCGGGGAGCTGGCCAAGCACGCCGTGTCTGAGGGCACCAAGGCCGTCACCAAGTACACCAGCTCCAAGTAG